A DNA window from Aminiphilus circumscriptus DSM 16581 contains the following coding sequences:
- the ppdK gene encoding pyruvate, phosphate dikinase: MVNAQGKYVYDFHEGNAEMKALLGGKGANLAQMWQLGLPVPPGFIITTEACKKYWSDEQGLMDLIWPEVQEALARLEKVTQKTFGGGEMPLLVSVRSGAPVSMPGMMDTILNLGLNDDTVERLAVASGNRRFALDSYRRFIQMFSDVVLGIEIGEFEFLLNQTKRKRNLTHDHQIPADALEELIKNYKKVVKKSTGREFPSDPWEQLRKAVEAVFKSWNTQRAITYRRINKIPDTLGTAVSIVTMVFGNLGDDCGTGVCFTRNPSTGEKKLYGEFLINAQGEDVVAGIRTPEPIEELDSKMPKIAAELRAIANQLELYYKDMQDIEFTVERGKLYMLQTRNGKRTAKAAVRIAVSMLEEGLISSATAVTRVTPEQVEQLLHRQVDPDAVLDVLAKGLPASPGAAVGSVVFDADEAEQLGKDGKAVILVRPETTPDDIHGLFAAQGILTSHGGMTSHAAVVARGLGKPCVSGCEALEIDLAGNCFRVGGKIVRRGDIITVDGSHGRVMIGEIPLVQPSFDEDFRKLLAEADKHAVLQVWANGDTPEDARRARSFGAKGIGLCRTEHMFMAGERLPVMQEMIIAASREERMRALDKLRVMQTEDFLGILDAMEGYPVTIRLLDPPLHEFLPKENELRDRLRELTAAPSPENDAEAEKIQKTLAKVLSLKEVNPMLGFRGCRLGIIFPEIYEMQIRAIFDAACELVRQGKNVLPDVMLPLIGTQEEMRRLKQMVDDLAAEIMEKHKTSVHYLVGTMIEVPRAALIADKLAEYASFFSFGTNDLTQTTFGYSRDDAEGKFLAEYVRLHVLPENPFHVLDRTGVGRLMRIAVDDGRRVRSDIQIGICGEHGGNPESIAYCHELGLLYVSCSPFRIPVARLAAAHAALADSAPKK, from the coding sequence ATGGTGAATGCACAAGGCAAATACGTCTACGATTTCCACGAAGGCAACGCGGAGATGAAAGCTCTCCTCGGCGGAAAAGGGGCCAATTTGGCACAGATGTGGCAACTTGGTCTTCCTGTACCCCCAGGGTTCATCATCACTACCGAGGCGTGCAAGAAATACTGGTCCGATGAACAAGGGTTGATGGATCTTATATGGCCCGAAGTGCAAGAAGCGTTGGCCCGCCTGGAAAAGGTGACACAAAAGACCTTCGGCGGCGGAGAGATGCCGTTACTCGTCTCGGTTCGCTCGGGTGCTCCCGTTTCAATGCCCGGCATGATGGATACCATCCTGAACCTCGGTCTCAACGACGACACGGTGGAGCGTCTCGCCGTCGCCTCGGGCAACAGGCGTTTTGCCTTGGACAGTTACAGACGGTTCATTCAGATGTTTTCCGACGTGGTTCTCGGCATTGAAATCGGCGAATTCGAGTTTTTGTTGAACCAGACCAAGCGAAAACGGAATCTCACACACGATCATCAGATTCCGGCGGATGCTTTGGAAGAACTCATCAAAAATTACAAGAAGGTGGTCAAGAAATCCACCGGACGCGAATTTCCGAGCGATCCCTGGGAGCAGCTCAGAAAAGCCGTGGAGGCCGTTTTCAAGAGCTGGAACACACAGAGAGCCATCACCTATCGGAGAATCAATAAAATTCCGGACACACTCGGTACGGCCGTAAGCATTGTCACCATGGTCTTCGGTAACCTCGGGGACGATTGTGGTACTGGAGTGTGCTTCACCCGAAATCCTTCTACGGGGGAGAAAAAACTCTACGGTGAATTTCTCATAAACGCTCAGGGGGAGGATGTGGTCGCAGGCATTCGGACGCCCGAGCCCATTGAGGAACTCGACAGCAAAATGCCCAAAATTGCAGCGGAACTGAGAGCGATAGCCAACCAGTTGGAGCTGTACTACAAGGACATGCAGGACATTGAGTTCACCGTGGAGCGGGGAAAGCTCTATATGCTCCAGACCAGGAACGGAAAACGCACGGCCAAGGCAGCGGTACGCATTGCGGTGAGCATGCTCGAGGAAGGGCTCATCTCCAGTGCTACGGCTGTGACAAGGGTTACACCGGAACAGGTTGAGCAACTGCTTCACCGTCAGGTAGATCCCGATGCCGTTCTCGATGTTCTCGCCAAAGGTCTTCCCGCATCACCCGGAGCGGCAGTGGGGAGCGTCGTCTTCGATGCCGACGAGGCAGAGCAGCTCGGCAAAGACGGCAAGGCGGTCATTCTCGTTCGCCCTGAGACCACTCCCGATGACATCCATGGGCTGTTCGCCGCGCAGGGAATTCTGACGAGCCACGGCGGCATGACAAGTCACGCCGCCGTCGTCGCCAGAGGACTTGGGAAACCCTGTGTTTCCGGTTGCGAGGCTCTGGAGATCGATTTGGCGGGGAACTGCTTCCGTGTGGGTGGAAAAATCGTCCGCAGAGGGGATATCATCACTGTTGACGGTTCTCATGGAAGGGTAATGATCGGCGAGATCCCCCTCGTTCAGCCTTCCTTCGATGAGGACTTCCGGAAACTTCTCGCCGAGGCGGACAAACATGCAGTCCTGCAAGTCTGGGCGAATGGAGATACGCCCGAAGACGCCAGGAGGGCACGGAGTTTCGGTGCGAAGGGTATCGGGTTGTGCCGCACGGAACACATGTTCATGGCAGGAGAGCGCCTGCCGGTCATGCAGGAGATGATCATCGCCGCGTCCCGCGAAGAGCGCATGCGAGCCCTCGATAAACTGCGGGTCATGCAGACCGAGGATTTTCTGGGTATCCTGGACGCGATGGAGGGATACCCTGTCACGATACGTCTTCTGGACCCGCCGCTTCACGAGTTTCTTCCCAAGGAAAACGAGCTTCGAGATCGTCTTCGAGAACTCACGGCGGCACCCTCTCCCGAGAATGACGCAGAAGCGGAAAAGATCCAAAAAACCCTGGCGAAAGTGCTTTCCTTGAAAGAAGTCAATCCTATGCTGGGTTTTCGAGGATGTCGCCTCGGCATCATCTTCCCTGAAATATACGAGATGCAAATCCGCGCCATTTTCGATGCCGCCTGCGAACTCGTCAGACAGGGAAAGAATGTTCTTCCCGACGTGATGCTTCCTCTCATCGGAACACAGGAGGAAATGAGACGACTCAAGCAGATGGTGGACGACCTCGCCGCCGAAATCATGGAAAAGCACAAAACCTCCGTACACTACTTGGTCGGGACGATGATCGAAGTCCCCCGGGCGGCACTCATTGCGGACAAACTGGCGGAATACGCCTCATTTTTCAGTTTCGGGACGAACGATCTGACGCAAACGACCTTCGGGTATTCCAGGGACGATGCGGAAGGAAAATTTCTCGCCGAATACGTGCGACTCCATGTTTTGCCGGAAAACCCTTTTCACGTTCTCGACCGTACCGGCGTGGGCAGACTTATGCGCATCGCCGTGGACGACGGAAGACGGGTTCGATCGGACATTCAAATCGGAATCTGTGGCGAACATGGTGGTAATCCCGAGAGCATCGCCTACTGTCATGAACTCGGGCTTCTCTACGTGAGTTGCTCTCCCTTTAGAATCCCTGTAGCCCGTCTCGCCGCCGCTCATGCCGCGTTGGCGGATAGCGCCCCGAAGAAGTGA
- a CDS encoding deoxyguanosinetriphosphate triphosphohydrolase yields MNIRKRWEDVEKSILAPWASKSADSRGRARQEEPCPLRTCYQRDRDRIVHSKAFRRLKHKTQVLLLPEGDHFRTRLTHTLEVSQIARTLSRALRLNEDLTEAIALGHDLGHTPFGHMGERVLDKLARDHGVKEGFHHASQSLRVVVHLENDGKGLNLTQEVLDGILRHSKGQISLRDGLWSDMPVTHEGCVVRLADSIAYLNHDLDDALRAELLYPENIPSFVFRDLGATHGQRIGSIVEDVVACSGAEGVAMSDSMLNLVEELRSFLYCRVYADERAKLEEPRVEHVLKTLFTMLLKDKREKQTMEEGQHIISLLDFLSGMSDRYALFLFDKNVVPSPWPLEKGRRSNNRES; encoded by the coding sequence ATGAACATCAGAAAACGGTGGGAGGATGTGGAAAAATCCATCCTTGCCCCCTGGGCATCGAAAAGTGCCGACTCGAGGGGAAGAGCCCGTCAGGAAGAACCCTGTCCTCTACGCACCTGCTACCAGAGAGACCGGGATAGGATTGTCCACAGCAAGGCATTTCGAAGGCTCAAGCACAAAACACAAGTGTTGCTCTTGCCGGAAGGTGATCATTTCCGAACGCGGCTTACCCATACTCTCGAGGTTTCCCAGATTGCGAGAACGCTCTCCAGAGCCTTGCGCCTCAACGAGGACCTGACCGAGGCAATTGCCCTGGGACATGATTTGGGGCATACTCCCTTCGGCCACATGGGAGAACGGGTGCTTGACAAATTGGCGAGAGATCACGGTGTGAAAGAAGGGTTTCACCACGCTTCTCAAAGCCTCCGCGTCGTCGTCCATCTCGAAAACGACGGGAAAGGTCTCAATCTCACTCAGGAAGTTCTTGACGGTATTCTTCGCCATTCCAAGGGACAGATCTCGCTCCGGGACGGATTGTGGTCGGACATGCCTGTTACGCATGAAGGATGCGTCGTTCGTCTTGCGGACTCCATTGCCTACCTGAACCACGATCTTGACGACGCGCTTCGAGCCGAATTGCTTTATCCAGAGAACATTCCTTCTTTCGTTTTCCGGGATCTCGGCGCGACGCACGGACAGCGGATAGGGAGCATCGTGGAAGATGTCGTGGCATGCAGCGGTGCAGAGGGGGTTGCCATGAGCGATTCCATGTTGAACCTCGTCGAGGAACTCAGATCGTTCCTCTATTGTCGAGTCTATGCGGACGAGCGGGCGAAGCTGGAGGAACCTCGGGTCGAACATGTTTTGAAAACGCTCTTTACGATGCTGTTGAAGGACAAGCGAGAGAAACAAACCATGGAGGAAGGACAGCACATTATTTCCCTTCTCGACTTCCTCTCGGGCATGAGCGATCGCTATGCCCTGTTCCTCTTTGATAAAAACGTCGTCCCTTCTCCATGGCCGCTGGAAAAGGGACGACGTTCGAACAACAGGGAATCCTGA
- a CDS encoding transglycosylase domain-containing protein, whose amino-acid sequence MRKKENTRSASDERLAEVEPKKRRGCLATLFLTCLLLATLALAGGSIWFALYVQKLSATLPSTEEILQRRPNVASVVFDRNGKIITRLYQENRTLVTIDKISPIMQKAAVAAEDGSFYDHRGIDFWGILRAFWVNFTQERVRQGGSTITQQLARNLFLTQERTVERKIKEAILAVRLERLFTKDQLLEMYMNTIYFGHGAWGISAAARVYFAKTPQQLNLGEASMLAGLIAAPEYYSPLRNMERARTRQAYVLRRLRELGWIAEEDIEKAKNTEFHFASLKQPGIEASPAPYFVSYILFKHLLPQYGSDRVYQGGLRIYTTVDLELQHMAEEAVRKLKSEGALVALDPTTGEILALVGGKDFVQSKFNRAIQAFRQPGSAFKPFVYTAALEEAIRPVDRIVDAPISFDNGWEPGNYDGKFHGELTLMEALVHSYNTAVVRVAEFVGPSKIADLARRMGITSPHLPLDLSLALGTASVTPLELAASYAPFSNGGFRLTPYAIREIRGSSGELLESSGASLAPALTPEVALTMRSIMEYVVRSGTGGPARVKDYPVFGKTGTTNDFSDAWFVGGVPGLIVAVYAGNDDHKTLGKQATGGRIAGPIWQDFVSRAVAFLDLPKIYPQVENVQADKVRLCKTTGFRATGNCPTYEIYLPLDMIPAALCPLHGGDLMEAENDPLAPRLLIVERDRPLLAQYGLQRPQEIAVQELPVPSFIPVLPPDVPLPQPAANPYDKDPSPKDQVEARYQELLKEYGLGGN is encoded by the coding sequence ATGCGAAAAAAAGAGAATACCCGTTCCGCGTCCGACGAGCGATTGGCAGAAGTTGAGCCGAAGAAACGGCGAGGGTGTCTTGCCACGTTGTTTCTCACGTGTCTTCTGCTCGCCACTCTCGCCCTCGCGGGAGGCTCCATATGGTTTGCCCTGTACGTTCAGAAGCTGAGCGCCACGCTGCCATCCACAGAAGAAATTCTGCAACGGAGGCCGAATGTGGCCTCCGTTGTCTTCGACCGCAATGGCAAGATCATTACTCGCCTGTACCAGGAAAACAGAACTCTTGTCACGATCGATAAAATTTCGCCCATCATGCAGAAAGCCGCCGTCGCCGCCGAAGATGGCAGCTTTTACGATCATCGCGGAATCGATTTTTGGGGCATCCTCAGGGCGTTTTGGGTGAATTTCACGCAGGAGCGCGTGCGTCAAGGAGGGAGCACCATCACGCAGCAGTTGGCGCGCAACCTCTTTTTGACACAGGAAAGAACCGTCGAAAGAAAAATCAAGGAGGCCATTCTCGCCGTTCGTCTTGAACGGCTTTTCACCAAGGACCAGCTTCTGGAGATGTACATGAACACTATTTACTTCGGCCACGGCGCATGGGGAATCAGTGCCGCGGCCCGTGTCTATTTCGCCAAGACACCGCAGCAACTCAACCTGGGAGAGGCCTCAATGCTCGCGGGACTCATTGCCGCACCGGAGTATTACAGCCCGCTTCGCAACATGGAACGGGCACGAACGCGACAGGCCTACGTGCTCCGACGTCTCCGCGAGCTGGGATGGATCGCCGAGGAGGACATCGAGAAAGCAAAAAATACAGAATTTCATTTTGCATCACTCAAACAACCTGGTATTGAAGCGAGCCCCGCGCCTTATTTCGTCTCATATATTCTCTTTAAACATTTGCTTCCCCAGTATGGCAGCGATAGGGTCTATCAGGGTGGTCTCCGAATCTACACCACGGTGGATCTGGAGCTGCAACACATGGCGGAAGAAGCGGTTCGGAAATTGAAAAGCGAGGGAGCTCTCGTGGCTCTCGACCCCACCACGGGAGAAATCCTTGCCCTTGTGGGAGGAAAGGATTTCGTACAATCCAAGTTCAACCGGGCTATCCAGGCTTTCCGGCAACCTGGTTCAGCCTTCAAACCCTTTGTCTACACTGCTGCCTTGGAAGAAGCAATCCGTCCGGTAGATCGGATTGTGGATGCGCCCATTTCCTTCGACAACGGATGGGAGCCAGGAAACTATGATGGAAAATTTCACGGGGAACTTACCCTCATGGAGGCTCTCGTGCACTCTTACAACACCGCTGTGGTGCGCGTTGCGGAATTCGTAGGTCCGTCGAAGATAGCCGATCTTGCCCGGAGGATGGGAATTACGTCTCCTCATCTGCCGCTTGATCTTTCTCTCGCATTGGGAACCGCCAGCGTTACGCCCCTGGAGCTTGCCGCCTCCTATGCGCCTTTCTCGAACGGCGGATTTCGTCTTACACCTTATGCAATCAGAGAGATTCGGGGAAGCTCCGGAGAACTCCTCGAAAGTTCCGGCGCTTCTCTGGCGCCCGCACTGACGCCGGAAGTGGCGTTGACGATGCGTTCCATCATGGAATACGTAGTTCGAAGCGGAACGGGTGGTCCGGCCCGAGTGAAAGATTACCCGGTTTTCGGCAAAACCGGGACAACGAACGACTTCAGCGATGCCTGGTTTGTCGGAGGTGTTCCAGGATTGATCGTTGCCGTCTACGCTGGTAACGATGATCATAAAACGCTCGGGAAACAGGCGACGGGAGGAAGAATCGCCGGTCCCATCTGGCAGGATTTTGTCTCAAGGGCGGTGGCTTTTCTTGATCTTCCGAAGATATATCCCCAGGTGGAAAACGTGCAGGCTGACAAGGTCCGTCTTTGCAAAACGACGGGTTTTCGGGCCACGGGAAATTGTCCCACCTACGAAATCTACCTGCCTCTCGACATGATTCCCGCCGCCCTGTGTCCTCTCCATGGAGGCGATCTCATGGAAGCGGAAAACGACCCTCTTGCACCAAGACTGCTGATCGTGGAACGAGACCGGCCTCTGCTGGCCCAATATGGCCTGCAGAGACCGCAGGAAATTGCGGTTCAGGAGTTACCCGTTCCTTCGTTCATTCCGGTGTTGCCCCCGGACGTCCCATTGCCTCAGCCTGCAGCGAATCCTTACGACAAGGACCCGAGTCCAAAAGATCAAGTGGAAGCACGCTACCAGGAATTACTCAAAGAATATGGGCTCGGAGGAAATTGA
- a CDS encoding YgiQ family radical SAM protein, producing the protein MPVSRDGREYILPSESRSTCDFLPISRSDMDARGWDRLDFLLVSGDAYVDHPSFGGAIISRVLEKDGFRVGILPQPNWRSSEDFLRMGEPRLAVLVTAGNLDSMLNAYTAAKKRRRTDSYSPGGHTGYRPDRASIVYSNRIRELWPEIPLILGGIEASLRRLAHYDYWSDAIRRSILLDCRADLLVYGMGERQIREIASLLERGVPISKIHHVAGTCFPMPSSGRVTGKPCIELPSFEEVRCDKKAFAKAFALQYGERNPLEGRRLVQPHGGGRLVVQNPPAVPLTTKELDAVYELPYTREPHPVYEPAGGVPAIEEVRFSLVGHRGCYGECAFCALVSHQGSIIQTRSHASLLKEAGKLIKHKTFKGYIHDVGGPTANFRHSPCRLPQPSGTCGKRKCLAPSPCSNLLVEHGDYLDLLRALRALPGVKKVFIRSGIRYDYVMADSDGTFLRELCAHHVSGQLKVAPEHVSSKVLRLMGKPGKEVFLRFKEAYEHMNRKLGKRQFLVPYFLSSHPGSDLEAAVELAEFLRDIRHIPEQVQDFIPTPGSLSTCMYYTEIHPFTGESVYVAKSPHEKAMQRALLQYTNPRNYDLVKEALMKAGRADLIGDSPKCLIPATPRRRADGAPDFAAQRRKTNLPQENTSRTRTPASPKERRFSGMSRKRRVE; encoded by the coding sequence ATGCCTGTTTCAAGAGACGGGAGGGAATATATATTGCCTTCAGAGAGTCGATCTACGTGTGATTTTCTCCCTATTTCACGGAGTGACATGGATGCCCGTGGATGGGATCGATTGGATTTCCTCCTTGTTTCCGGCGATGCCTATGTGGACCATCCCAGTTTCGGAGGGGCCATCATCTCCCGCGTTCTCGAAAAAGACGGATTTCGCGTTGGTATCCTTCCCCAGCCCAATTGGCGCTCCTCGGAGGACTTCCTTCGCATGGGAGAACCTCGACTCGCCGTGTTGGTAACGGCAGGCAATTTGGATTCCATGCTCAATGCCTACACCGCGGCAAAAAAACGTCGTCGCACAGACAGCTACTCTCCGGGCGGGCACACAGGATATCGTCCAGACAGGGCGTCCATTGTCTACAGCAACCGAATTCGCGAACTCTGGCCGGAGATTCCTCTCATCCTCGGAGGTATCGAAGCCAGCCTTCGACGTCTCGCTCATTATGACTACTGGTCCGATGCGATTCGCCGATCCATCCTGCTGGATTGCCGGGCGGATTTGCTTGTCTACGGAATGGGGGAACGGCAGATCCGTGAAATCGCGTCGCTTCTCGAAAGGGGAGTGCCGATATCAAAAATCCACCATGTGGCAGGCACGTGTTTCCCCATGCCTTCCTCCGGGAGGGTAACCGGAAAACCCTGTATTGAACTCCCCTCTTTTGAAGAGGTGCGTTGCGACAAAAAAGCTTTTGCGAAGGCTTTTGCTTTGCAGTATGGAGAACGAAATCCTCTGGAAGGCAGGCGTCTTGTTCAGCCCCACGGAGGAGGTCGGCTCGTCGTGCAAAATCCTCCGGCCGTTCCCCTGACGACAAAAGAGCTGGATGCCGTCTATGAACTGCCCTACACACGAGAACCCCATCCTGTTTACGAGCCTGCAGGAGGTGTTCCCGCCATTGAGGAGGTGCGGTTCAGTCTGGTCGGACATCGAGGATGCTACGGCGAATGCGCTTTTTGTGCTCTTGTCTCCCATCAAGGCTCGATCATTCAGACACGAAGCCATGCCTCCCTGCTGAAAGAGGCGGGAAAGCTCATCAAGCACAAAACATTCAAGGGATATATTCACGACGTGGGTGGTCCCACAGCCAATTTCCGACACTCCCCCTGCAGACTCCCGCAACCCTCGGGTACCTGCGGCAAAAGAAAATGTCTCGCGCCGTCTCCGTGTTCGAATCTCCTCGTCGAGCATGGAGACTATCTTGACCTGCTTCGCGCCCTTCGTGCGCTTCCCGGAGTAAAAAAGGTCTTCATACGCTCGGGGATTCGCTACGACTATGTCATGGCCGATTCCGACGGAACATTCCTCAGGGAGCTTTGCGCCCACCACGTGAGCGGCCAACTGAAAGTAGCCCCGGAACATGTTTCTTCGAAAGTACTCCGTCTCATGGGAAAACCGGGCAAAGAAGTCTTTCTCCGGTTCAAGGAAGCATACGAGCACATGAATCGTAAACTTGGGAAACGACAATTCCTCGTGCCCTATTTCCTCTCCAGTCACCCCGGATCAGATCTGGAAGCCGCTGTGGAACTGGCGGAGTTTCTCCGTGACATCCGTCATATTCCGGAGCAGGTGCAGGATTTCATACCGACTCCGGGAAGCCTTTCAACATGTATGTACTACACCGAGATCCATCCGTTCACAGGCGAATCGGTCTATGTGGCAAAATCTCCCCATGAGAAAGCAATGCAAAGGGCTCTTCTCCAATATACAAATCCTCGCAACTACGATCTTGTGAAGGAGGCGCTCATGAAAGCCGGACGTGCTGACCTCATCGGTGATAGTCCGAAGTGCCTCATTCCGGCGACTCCCCGGAGGCGAGCCGACGGAGCGCCGGATTTTGCCGCGCAGCGGCGAAAAACGAACCTTCCGCAAGAGAACACTTCCCGCACAAGGACTCCAGCGAGCCCGAAAGAACGGCGTTTTTCTGGCATGTCCCGAAAAAGACGTGTAGAATAA
- a CDS encoding MoaD/ThiS family protein has protein sequence MTVGDLLRAKAPAPPMVSVWVDGKLLAGKETETFLLPDGANVRFFPVVGGG, from the coding sequence ATGACCGTCGGCGATCTCTTGAGAGCGAAAGCGCCGGCCCCCCCGATGGTTTCCGTGTGGGTTGACGGAAAACTTCTGGCGGGAAAGGAAACAGAAACATTTCTTTTGCCGGATGGCGCCAACGTTCGTTTTTTCCCCGTCGTCGGCGGAGGTTAA
- a CDS encoding Na+/H+ antiporter subunit E, whose amino-acid sequence MGIFFMSAVVYLFLAWSGDGIDVAEILIAVALGAVMFAASRTWISKSEWASQSLNPLRWGHFLVYFFGPFLLGLTKANLEVAKLVITGKIRPGIVKVNPRLKTPGALTLLANSITLTPGTLTVDVNESDGYLYIHWLDVSNTSPSEEELYGSFGKWARRIAE is encoded by the coding sequence GTGGGAATATTTTTCATGTCCGCCGTGGTCTATCTTTTTCTTGCCTGGAGTGGAGATGGCATTGATGTTGCAGAAATTCTCATTGCCGTCGCTCTTGGGGCGGTTATGTTCGCTGCAAGTCGCACATGGATCTCCAAAAGCGAGTGGGCTTCGCAGAGCTTGAACCCCCTCCGTTGGGGACATTTTTTAGTCTACTTCTTCGGCCCCTTTCTCCTCGGTTTGACCAAGGCAAATCTAGAGGTGGCCAAACTCGTCATCACCGGGAAGATCAGGCCTGGGATCGTCAAGGTCAACCCAAGGCTGAAAACTCCTGGAGCGTTGACACTTTTGGCCAATTCCATCACGCTCACGCCGGGCACACTGACTGTGGACGTGAACGAGAGCGATGGCTATCTCTACATTCATTGGCTTGACGTCTCGAATACGTCGCCTTCAGAGGAAGAACTCTACGGATCTTTTGGAAAATGGGCAAGGAGGATTGCGGAATGA
- a CDS encoding monovalent cation/H+ antiporter complex subunit F, with product MSTVLFTWGAALLGIMALFMFGRLIAGPTLPDRVVALDAMNTLAIAIMIVLSVVYDSVVMVDVAIVYAALSFVSTLFLARYIEGGQ from the coding sequence ATGAGTACCGTCCTGTTCACGTGGGGAGCGGCCCTCTTAGGAATCATGGCCCTTTTCATGTTCGGAAGGCTGATCGCCGGTCCCACGCTTCCTGATCGCGTTGTAGCTCTTGACGCCATGAACACCTTGGCCATTGCCATTATGATCGTTCTCTCCGTGGTGTACGATTCGGTCGTCATGGTGGATGTCGCCATCGTCTATGCGGCCCTTTCCTTTGTGAGTACCCTGTTTCTGGCCCGCTATATCGAAGGGGGGCAGTAG